In a genomic window of Xenopus laevis strain J_2021 chromosome 5S, Xenopus_laevis_v10.1, whole genome shotgun sequence:
- the odc1.S gene encoding ornithine decarboxylase 1-like: MNGFSNDDFDFSFLEEGFCARDIVEQKINEVSLSDDKDAFYVADLGDIVKKHLRWFKALPRVAPFYAVKCNDSKAVVKTLSILGAGFDCASKTEIQLVQSIGVSPERIIYANPCKQVSQIKYAASCGVEKMTFDSEVELMKVARNHPNAKLVLRIATDDSKAVCRLSVKFGATLKTSRVLLERAKELNVDIIGVSFHVGSGCTDPQTYVQAVSDARCVFDMGAELGFNMYLLDIGGGFPGSEDVKLKFEEITSVINPALDKYFPTDSAVKIIAEPGRYYVASAFTLAVNIIAKKVMVNEQSGSDDEEDAANDKTLMYYVNDGVYGSFNCILFDHAHVKPVLTKKPKPDEKFYSSSIWGPTCDGLDRIVERFELPELQVGDWMLYENMGAYTVAASSTFNGFQRPTLHYVMSRPHWQLMQDIKEHGILPEVPEVSALHVSCARESGMELTPTVCTAASINV; the protein is encoded by the exons ATGAACGGCTTCAGCAATGACGACTTTGACTTCAGCTTCCTGGAGGAAGGCTTCTGTGCCCGGGATATCGTggagcaaaaaataaatgaagtgtCCTTATCT GATGACAAAGATGCTTTTTATGTTGCCGATCTTGGTGACATTGTGAAAAAGCACTTGCGTTGGTTTAAAGCTCTCCCCCGTGTCGCTCCATTTTATGCCGTAAAATGCAATGACAGCAAAGCCGTTGTGAAGACTCTCTCCATTCTTGGTGCCGGCTTTGATTGTGCCAGTAAG ACTGAAATCCAATTAGTACAGAGTATTGGAGTTTCCCCCGAGCGGATTATCTATGCAAACCCATGTAAACAAGTTTCCCAGATCAAATATGCAGCTAGCTGTGGTGTGGAAAAGATGACTTTTGATAGTGAAGTTGAACTAATGAAAGTGGCAAGGAATCACCCAAATGCAAA GCTTGTTCTGCGCATAGCAACTGATGACTCAAAAGCAGTCTGCCGCCTCAGTGTGAAATTTGGTGCCACCCTTAAAACAAGCCGGGTACTTCTGGAGCGAGCAAAAGAGCTTAATGTGGATATAATTGGTGTAAG TTTCCATGTTGGCAGTGGCTGCACTGATCCTCAGACTTATGTGCAAGCTGTTTCAGATGCCAGGTGTGTTTTTGACATGGGG GCCGAGCTTGGATTTAACATGTATCTTCTTGATATTGGTGGCGGATTTCCCGGTTCAGAGGATGTGAAACTGAAGTTTGAGGAG ATAACATCTGTGATAAACCCAGCTCTGGATAAATACTTCCCAACAGATTCTGCAGTTAAAATCATTGCAGAGCCTGGAAGATACTATGTCGCTTCAGCTTTCACACTGGCCGTTAATATCATTGCCAAGAAAGTAATGGTGAATGAGCAAAGTGGATCTGATG ATGAGGAGGATGCAGCCAACGACAAGACTCTGATGTACTATGTGAATGATGGAGTGTATGGATCATTCAACTGCATCTTGTTTGATCATGCCCATGTCAAGCCAGTTCTAACAAAG AAACCAAAACCAGATGAGAAGTTCTACTCGAGCAGCATTTGGGGACCAACATGTGATGGACTGGATCGTATTGTAGAAAGGTTTGAGCTGCCAGAGCTGCAAGTTGGAGATTGGATGTTGTATGAAAACATGGGTGCCTACACTGTCGCTGCTTCCTCCACATTCAATGGATTTCAGAGACCGACCCTTCATTACGTCATGTCACGACCACACTG GCAACTGATGCAGGATATTAAAGAACATGGCATTCTCCCTGAAGTACCAGAAGTGAGCGCACTCCATGTATCCTGTGCTCGGGAGAGTGGAATGGAGCTTACTCCTACCGTCTGTACTGCTGCCAGCATCAACGTATAG